One genomic segment of Nocardioides cavernaquae includes these proteins:
- a CDS encoding FAD-dependent oxidoreductase, with protein sequence MPVILAVDDDPDVIELIRSELVDRYGRAYRIEIARASSTALKLLEDLRERGDQVALVLADQWLPDGTGCEVLASARELFPHARRLLLISWGEWAVEATARPLRLGIGLGNVDYFALKPWRAADELFHRTVTEFLHEWVGSDASLSRELTVVADQDDARASDLRTLLTRNQVPYVFHDRSSPEGAAVLAEARETDTTAPVVVQRNGLVLVDPTNVDIARAYGANTALRGSRDFDVAVIGAGPSGLAAAVYASSEGLRTVVLERETIGGQAGTSSRIRNYLGFQRGISGADLAQRAQQQAWLFGTTFVQMCEAQGLRADGDRFYLASTIGPEISTRVVMLAMGVSYQRLGIPTLEALVGTSVFYGASPSEGERFTGRSVFVVGGGNSAGQAAVHLARHACRVTILVRRATLAETMSRYLIDEIEGQPNITVRYQTQIVDGTGDSRLESLTLQDSGTGKTETVPADAVFVLIGARPYTQWLPEDVQRDRYGFVVTGQANPGWVPERAPFMFESSMAGVFAVGDVRSGSVKRVASAAGEGSVAIAQVHEYLQLLES encoded by the coding sequence ATGCCCGTCATCCTGGCGGTCGATGACGACCCGGACGTCATCGAGCTGATCCGCAGCGAGCTCGTGGACCGCTACGGACGGGCCTACCGGATCGAGATCGCCCGGGCGTCGTCAACTGCCCTGAAGCTGCTCGAGGACCTGCGGGAGAGGGGTGACCAGGTCGCCCTGGTCCTCGCTGACCAGTGGCTCCCCGACGGCACCGGGTGCGAGGTGCTCGCGAGCGCTCGCGAGCTGTTCCCGCATGCCCGGCGGCTGCTGCTGATCTCCTGGGGCGAGTGGGCCGTCGAGGCCACGGCCCGGCCGCTCCGGCTCGGCATCGGCCTGGGAAACGTCGACTACTTCGCGCTCAAGCCGTGGCGCGCCGCCGACGAGCTGTTCCACCGCACCGTGACCGAGTTCCTCCACGAATGGGTGGGCTCCGACGCATCGCTGTCCCGTGAGCTCACCGTCGTCGCCGACCAGGACGACGCCCGCGCGAGCGACCTGCGGACCCTGCTGACCCGCAACCAGGTCCCCTACGTCTTCCACGACCGGAGCTCCCCGGAAGGCGCCGCGGTGCTCGCCGAGGCGCGGGAGACCGACACCACAGCGCCCGTTGTCGTCCAGCGCAACGGCCTGGTGCTGGTGGACCCGACGAACGTCGACATCGCCAGGGCGTACGGCGCCAACACGGCGCTGCGCGGCTCCCGTGACTTCGACGTGGCCGTGATCGGTGCCGGACCGTCCGGGCTCGCCGCCGCGGTCTACGCGTCGTCCGAAGGCCTGCGCACCGTCGTGCTCGAGCGCGAGACGATCGGCGGGCAGGCCGGGACCAGCTCACGGATCCGCAACTACCTCGGGTTCCAGCGCGGCATCAGCGGCGCCGACCTGGCGCAGCGGGCGCAGCAGCAGGCGTGGCTGTTCGGCACGACGTTCGTGCAGATGTGCGAGGCACAGGGACTGCGCGCCGACGGCGACCGCTTCTACCTCGCGTCCACGATCGGGCCGGAGATCTCGACCAGGGTGGTCATGCTCGCGATGGGGGTCAGCTACCAGCGCCTCGGCATCCCGACGTTGGAGGCACTCGTCGGGACCAGCGTCTTCTACGGCGCCTCGCCCTCGGAGGGTGAGCGCTTCACGGGCCGGTCGGTGTTCGTCGTGGGCGGCGGCAACTCCGCCGGCCAGGCAGCCGTGCACCTGGCCAGGCACGCCTGCCGGGTCACCATCCTGGTGCGCCGCGCAACGCTGGCCGAGACGATGTCGCGCTACCTGATCGACGAGATCGAGGGGCAACCGAACATCACCGTCCGCTACCAGACCCAGATCGTCGACGGCACCGGCGACAGCCGCTTGGAGAGCCTGACCCTGCAGGACTCGGGCACCGGGAAGACAGAGACGGTCCCTGCGGATGCCGTCTTCGTGCTGATCGGCGCACGTCCCTACACGCAGTGGCTGCCCGAGGACGTCCAGCGCGACCGCTACGGCTTCGTGGTGACCGGCCAGGCCAACCCCGGATGGGTCCCGGAACGGGCGCCCTTCATGTTCGAGTCCTCGATGGCCGGCGTCTTCGCGGTGGGTGACGTCCGGTCCGGTTCGGTCAAGCGCGTGGCGTCGGCGGCTGGCGAGGGCTCGGTCGCGATCGCGCAGGTGCACGAGTACCTCCAGCTGCTCGAGTCCTAG
- a CDS encoding UBP-type zinc finger domain-containing protein → MPPSGTGCQECEAAGGWWVHLRRCALCGHVGCCDTSPSQHATAHFRETGHPIVQSFEPGEDWFWDFAGEQLGSGPDLLPPTSHPDDQPAPGPGGRVPSNWQELIH, encoded by the coding sequence ATGCCGCCGAGCGGCACCGGTTGTCAGGAGTGCGAGGCCGCGGGTGGCTGGTGGGTGCACCTGCGGCGCTGCGCGCTCTGCGGACACGTGGGGTGCTGTGACACCTCGCCGTCCCAGCACGCGACCGCGCACTTCCGGGAGACCGGGCACCCGATCGTGCAGAGCTTCGAGCCGGGGGAGGACTGGTTCTGGGACTTCGCCGGCGAGCAGCTCGGATCCGGTCCGGATCTCCTGCCCCCGACCAGCCATCCGGACGACCAGCCGGCGCCGGGCCCCGGCGGCAGGGTCCCGTCGAACTGGCAGGAACTGATCCACTGA
- a CDS encoding peptide chain release factor 3: MSDTRPRRTFAVISHPDAGKSTLTEALALHARVITEAGAVHGKGDRRATVSDWMAMEKARGISITSAALQFVYRDHVINLVDTPGHSDFSEDTYRVLSAVDSAVMLVDAGKGLEPQTLKLFQVCALRGIPVITVINKWDRPGLSALELMDLIQEKIKLRPTPLTWPVGEAGDFRGVLDRRTGEFIKYTRTAGGATRAPERRMDASEVEENDALVWSHAVEEHELLSLDEADHDQERFLAGKTTPVMFASALQNFGVAQLLDLLLDLAPEPTATAGVDGSVREVSDDFSAFVFKVQSGMNNSHRDRLAYARIVSGSFERGMIVTHAATKRPFATKFAQAVFGRETTSVETAEPGDIVGFVNAQALRVGDTVYVGDPIEFPPVPTFAPEHFVTATAGDISRYKQFRKGIEQLDQEGVVQVLRSDLRGDQSPVLAAVGPMQFEVVEDRMVNEFNSPIRFSRLDYQVARRTDADGAAALRGLRGVEVLQRTDGTHLALFVDQWRAKTTARDLPDVMLEELPAGGN; encoded by the coding sequence GTGTCCGACACTCGCCCCCGCCGCACCTTCGCCGTCATCAGCCACCCCGACGCGGGCAAGTCCACGCTGACGGAGGCGCTCGCCCTCCACGCGCGGGTGATCACCGAGGCCGGCGCTGTCCACGGCAAGGGCGACCGTCGCGCGACGGTGTCCGACTGGATGGCGATGGAGAAGGCCCGCGGCATCTCGATCACGTCCGCCGCACTGCAGTTCGTCTATCGCGACCACGTGATCAACCTGGTCGACACCCCCGGCCACAGCGACTTCTCGGAGGACACCTACCGCGTGCTGTCGGCCGTCGACTCGGCCGTCATGCTGGTCGACGCGGGCAAGGGGCTCGAGCCGCAGACGCTGAAGCTCTTCCAGGTCTGCGCACTCCGTGGCATCCCCGTCATCACCGTCATCAACAAGTGGGACCGGCCAGGCCTCTCCGCGCTCGAGCTGATGGACCTGATCCAGGAGAAGATCAAGCTCCGGCCCACTCCCCTGACCTGGCCCGTCGGCGAGGCCGGCGACTTCCGCGGCGTCCTCGACCGGCGCACGGGCGAGTTCATCAAGTACACCCGTACGGCGGGTGGCGCGACGCGCGCGCCCGAGCGCCGCATGGACGCCTCCGAGGTGGAGGAGAACGACGCCCTGGTCTGGTCGCACGCCGTCGAGGAGCACGAGCTGCTCTCGCTCGACGAGGCCGACCACGACCAGGAGCGCTTCCTCGCCGGAAAGACCACTCCGGTGATGTTCGCCTCCGCGCTGCAGAACTTCGGCGTGGCACAGCTGCTCGACCTGCTCCTCGACCTGGCCCCCGAGCCGACGGCCACCGCCGGCGTCGACGGGTCGGTCCGCGAGGTCTCCGACGACTTCAGTGCGTTCGTCTTCAAGGTGCAGTCCGGCATGAACAACTCGCACCGTGACCGCCTGGCCTACGCGCGGATCGTCTCGGGCTCGTTCGAGCGCGGCATGATCGTGACGCACGCCGCCACCAAGCGCCCGTTCGCCACGAAGTTCGCCCAGGCCGTGTTCGGCCGGGAGACGACATCGGTCGAGACCGCCGAGCCCGGTGACATCGTCGGCTTCGTCAACGCCCAGGCCCTGCGCGTCGGCGACACGGTCTATGTCGGCGACCCGATCGAGTTCCCGCCGGTGCCGACCTTCGCACCCGAGCACTTCGTCACCGCTACCGCCGGCGACATCAGCCGCTACAAGCAGTTCCGCAAGGGCATCGAGCAGCTCGACCAGGAAGGCGTCGTCCAGGTCCTGCGCTCCGACCTTCGTGGCGACCAGAGCCCGGTCCTTGCGGCCGTCGGCCCGATGCAGTTCGAAGTGGTCGAGGACCGGATGGTCAACGAGTTCAACTCGCCGATCCGGTTCTCACGACTCGACTACCAGGTCGCCCGGCGGACCGATGCCGACGGCGCGGCGGCCCTGCGCGGGCTGCGCGGCGTCGAGGTGCTCCAGCGCACTGATGGCACCCACCTGGCGCTCTTCGTCGACCAGTGGCGCGCCAAGACCACCGCGAGGGACCTCCCCGACGTCATGCTCGAAGAGCTGCCGGCCGGCGGCAACTAG